CAAAAGAATTCATAAAAAATGAAAAGAATCCCGTAGTGACTGATGAAATGGTAGAGATGTTCAAAAAAGCTAAAGAGATATATGACAAAAATAGGTTTTGAATTTGTCTTATATCATTCCAAATTCCGAACTTACTATCTTTCCTCTAGATGAGGGCAATGGCTTTTCTTCTTTTAATTGTGCAAGTCCTGAATTAAATGATTTTCTGAAAGAAGATGCTTTTAACGATCAGGAAGATTTGATCAGTAAAACGAACCTATGCTTCTGGAAAGGTGAACTGGTAGGATATATTACTTTATCAACAGATACAATCGGAACTAAGGAAATATATGTATCAGATGGACTCAAGCGCTATAAGTACAGCAAATATCCAGGAATTAAAATCGCAAGATTGGCAGTAGATTCGAGATTTGAAAGAAGAGGAGTAGGCACATATTTATTTTTTGCCGGGATAGGTAAAGCATTATCAATCTGCGACAGTGTAGGATGCAGATACATTCTTGTAGATTCTAAAAAAGAATCAATCGGCTTCTATGAAAAATATGGATTCAAGCTTGCAGAGAAAAATAAGAAAAAAGATTTCTCTCCGATGTATCTTAACATGCAGCCGATCGTTGCTAAACTAAAGCTTGAGAAAAATTATAAGTGAACTTTACACTCTGG
The genomic region above belongs to Methanosarcina horonobensis HB-1 = JCM 15518 and contains:
- a CDS encoding GNAT family N-acetyltransferase, with translation MSYIIPNSELTIFPLDEGNGFSSFNCASPELNDFLKEDAFNDQEDLISKTNLCFWKGELVGYITLSTDTIGTKEIYVSDGLKRYKYSKYPGIKIARLAVDSRFERRGVGTYLFFAGIGKALSICDSVGCRYILVDSKKESIGFYEKYGFKLAEKNKKKDFSPMYLNMQPIVAKLKLEKNYK